From the genome of Ovis aries strain OAR_USU_Benz2616 breed Rambouillet chromosome 5, ARS-UI_Ramb_v3.0, whole genome shotgun sequence:
GGGATAGTGTTTCACTTTAGTGGTGGAGTAGCcaggggaagggaagaaaagccCCAGAGACACCAACCACAGGCAAGAAACTTGGTGacttattatcttttttatttagcttttatttaCATGAAACATCTGCAGTACAAAAATGTAAACTTTGATAGCTCATAATAATAGAATAAACTCTTTATgcacaaaaatacattttcatatgAATGAAGCATCTTGAATAAATTAAAGTACTCTCCAGCCCAGTGCCTGAATAGCTACGCAAGAGTCTCGGGTTCTTCCTAGAGCAAGCCTGCAGTGGTGGGGGTCGGGATCCATAATGCATGAAGCCTACTccttgtctctcctttttaagcCTTTTCATTGTATTGTCAGCCGGCTCAAACCGAATTTTCATGCTCGTTTTTCTTCATTAGAGTTCTACAAATTGTAAAATTGACTTTTCACCTCGTCTTCAGGGACTGATGTGTCCCTTTTCTAAATCACACTGAAGTGGTGGCTGGGGTCAGCTCTGAGCCAGCCACAAAGGACGTTTTGTGGAGTACAGAAAGTGCAAAAGGAAAGGCCGTCTAGGGGCGGGCGGGAGAGGCCCTGGGGCTGAGGGCTGGAGAAACAGACCAAGGGGCAGCCGCTGCGAGGGTGCAGCGACCTAACAAGCGGCTCAGGTATCCCCTACCCATTTAAAGCTCGCGTTTCCTCGGTCTGCCTGGACTGGGCGGCCGGAGGCCGCAGCTGGGCCCCCATCTACTGTCCgtctcctgggggaggggggaaggtaACGGTATTCAAAAGGGACCCTAGTGGTAAGGGATGAAACGGGGCGTCGTGTGGAGCAAGTCTTTGGGCAGGCCggggaaggagaaaagagggtCGCCGGGGCCATAGGTGAAGTCTTCGGATGCGACGGGGCTACTGGGGTCAGAGAGTGGCGAAGCGGCAGCGGCGCAGGGGGAGGCAGCGGCACCGGAGGCCCAGGACTCCGCGTCGCTGGCGGGACTCGGGGGCCCGGGGAGGCAGGGTGCGCACTGTGACGGCAGGAGGCGCTCGCGGGCACCGCCCCCGGGCAGCCCCTGGTCCGCCAGGCGCAGAGTCTCCGCCAGAGCCCAGATGTAGTTGTAGGCGAAGCGCAGCGTCTCAATCTTGGTGAGCTTGGTGTCGTCGGGGAAGGAGGGCAGCACGCTGCGCAGCGCATCCAGCGCCGCGTTCAAGTTGTGCATGCGGTTTCGCTCGCGGTCGTTGGCCTTGACGCGTTGGCTCCTGCGCAGCGAGTGCAGCAGCGCCTCGGAGCGCACCCGTGCGCGGCCCCTGCGCCGCCGCCGCTCCTGCTCATCGTCCGGCGCGCGAGGAGTGTCCGGCGCCCCGGGAATCCCAGATGCGCCCCTGCGGGCCGTCACGGGCGGCCCCGAGGCAGACGCGGGCTGTTGGAGCCTGGCACAGTCCTCCTCGTCGGTGAGGAAGCCGGACAGGTcgctagtgctgctgctgctgctgctgctagcgCAGTCGAGGTCCGAGAGGCAGGTCTCTAGAGTGGCTGGCATCGTGGCGTTGTGCAGGACCGATGCACAGTTAAGAGGGCGCTTAGAGGGCAGGAGTCCGGGCTAAGGGCAAGGCCGCCGGGACGCACTTACGTTCGGAACGGCCCGGGTCTACTCTGTGCTGGCTGCGGGAGCCAAGGGCTGGAAGGGCTCAGGGCGCACCGGAAACTTGGCCTCAACTCCTCGCCTCGCCTGCAGGGGCCACGCTCCTGCCTGTCTCCCGAGTGATCTCGCCGGCGATCAGATCAGCTCGTGTGAGTACCGAGTGTGGCACACGACTGGCCTCAGGACCCCTTAAGTACTCGGCGCAACAATGGGCGCCCCCCCCTCCCTAGCCACCTCCGCCCCCGAGGCAGCCCCCTTGAATGGAGCTTGGCGGCAGGTCAGCCCCGTGCGGCGCCCGGGTATTTGCATAATTTATGCTCGCGGGGGgccaccccgcccctcccccctcccgGAGCGTGCCCGTAATTACCGCGGGCCAATCGGCTGCGCGGTGCGGCCCCGTAGCTGTCTCCGGGCTAAGCCGGCCTGGGCGGCTCCGGGCAGTGAAACGGAGGCGGGGGCGGCGGACGATTAGCAGCCGAGGCACGCTCCTCCAGGGGCTGGCCCGGCGCCTCTctctggggtgggatggggacgtGGGGCGCTGGCCGGAAAGTGTGGGCGGCGCGCGAGTTGCAGAAACCTGGAGCCAGCTGGGACCCTGCGTTCGCTCCCTTTCAGgctactgagtgactgacttcGGGCTAGTGATTTAGCTTaactttccccatctgtaaaatggggcacgAGCCTACTCCATGAAGGATGATGTGAGATGATGTTCTTGGAACACTTGGCAGGGCGCTTTTGTAACCCAGCGGCGCCTGAAGAATGGTTTCGAAATACAGGCGCCCTAGGAACCCAGGCAAAACCCTATTTAAGAAAACCAGAGTGCTTGAGTGTGGCTcaaagggcagagggcagagataGGCACCTCTGCACTGTCCAGGTTGGTGAACAGGGGAATGACTCTATTGACCTTCACCCAGGGCAGTATGGGGCGCGCTCGTGGGGGAGCAATGAGGAAAGTAAAGGAATGGATGGTTTTCCCAAGTTGGGTGGCATCTTGGCTGACCTGCCCCCCTTCCCTGTCCTCGCAATCCCCAACTACCCTCCACACCACCTCCCCAACACTGCCTGAAGACTCAGAGTAAGACACATGCGGATCCCCTTGCCTCCAAGGAGCCCTCGCTGCCTCCCAGACCTCCCACCTTCACCCCTCTTTGTGCTGTCTCTTCTGGAAGGGTGTTTGCAGCCTCTGAGGCTCCCTCAGATTCCCAGTCAGGGAGGCTTCCACAGGGCTCCAGCACCATCCTGATGACACCTCTAGGTCCCTGTATTATTTCCTTGAGACTGCTGTAATTATTTCCTTGAGACTAGGGGCTTTTAGAACAACGGAGGTTTATTCTCTCACAGCTTAGGGGGCCGGAAGCCTGAAATTAAGGCATCAGCTGGGTTGCCTTGTTTTGCGGCCCTGAGGGAGAATCATTCAGAGCTTTGGATGACTCCTGGCAACCCTTGGCATTTCTTGGCTTCTGTTTGCACCACTTCAGATTATGCATTTTGTctatctttctgtgttttctatcTAAGGTTACATCTCTATCCAGGATGATTTCACCTTGAAATCTTTACCTTAATTCCAGCTGCAAAGACCTTTATTCCAAATAGGTTCACATTCTTAGGTTCTAGGCTGACAtatcttttgttgttcagttgctaagtcgtatccgaccctttgtgaccccatggactgcagcacaccaggcttccctgttcttcagtatctcccagaatttgttcaaactcatgtccattgagtcggtgaggccatccaatcatctcatgctctgttgcctccttctcctcctgccctcaatcttttggaGAGCCACTATTCAACATACTACAGTTTCTCTTTCAAATTCCTAGAAGAGAGAATCTGTTTGGTTAATGGGACAGAATAATCAGAGTGGCCTTTGGCATTTCTTGACTGCCTTGCACCTGAAGATCCTTCCTATTGAGGAATTTGAATACATGAGCACCTCTCTTCCTGGCAATTAGGGTGGGACCATGTGACTTAATGTGCATTGGTGGCTTTTCGGGTgcctcagggataaagaat
Proteins encoded in this window:
- the NEUROG1 gene encoding neurogenin-1, with product MPATLETCLSDLDCASSSSSSSTSDLSGFLTDEEDCARLQQPASASGPPVTARRGASGIPGAPDTPRAPDDEQERRRRRGRARVRSEALLHSLRRSQRVKANDRERNRMHNLNAALDALRSVLPSFPDDTKLTKIETLRFAYNYIWALAETLRLADQGLPGGGARERLLPSQCAPCLPGPPSPASDAESWASGAAASPCAAAASPLSDPSSPVASEDFTYGPGDPLFSFPGLPKDLLHTTPRFIPYH